A stretch of the Duncaniella dubosii genome encodes the following:
- a CDS encoding plasmid mobilization protein: MSKPTVRKGGRPSKPTDEKRTHVVTIKLNDAEYSDLLERSKAAGVKMAEYVRHGAFRLTIVSRLSGIEQEIARGILNLSSDFNQAMTCFHQLKLRSAANKLVAVVDKMFDILKKLRPNKETDYVCKNT; the protein is encoded by the coding sequence ATGAGTAAACCAACTGTCAGGAAGGGCGGTCGTCCCTCTAAACCGACCGATGAGAAGCGCACCCATGTGGTGACAATCAAACTGAACGATGCCGAATACTCCGACCTTCTGGAGCGGTCAAAAGCCGCCGGAGTAAAGATGGCGGAGTATGTACGCCACGGTGCGTTCCGGCTCACGATTGTCAGTCGCCTGAGCGGGATTGAACAGGAAATTGCTAGAGGAATACTAAATCTCAGTTCCGATTTCAATCAGGCAATGACATGTTTTCATCAGCTCAAACTCCGCAGTGCGGCCAATAAATTAGTCGCCGTCGTCGATAAGATGTTTGACATTCTCAAAAAATTAAGGCCCAATAAAGAGACTGATTATGTTTGCAAGAATACTTAA
- a CDS encoding relaxase/mobilization nuclease domain-containing protein yields the protein MFARILKSGTFHDVVGYVTRQFHDPKEYTHDTWRIIGNENIFTTDYAKMVQSFEAIHGFMPGKENPAGHISISFDNADAPRMTDEFMAQLAKEYMEGMGIKDTQYLIVRHLETGHPHFHIVYNRVNMSGKAVDERNNFRRSDRVVKAIKDKYGLTYSPLKQKYEDKIPVFKERISQAIYGCKSWDEFSRRLACAGIEVKFHDDHNTGKHIGVKFTDGDITVNGSKIDRAFTYRRLNNLFEFNRRQGFEQSDSIQQNPKVTVEYIPTQKSSLVEDVIEATVGAIGNLFSLGPGFDPEEQAFQNAIKKEEAKRKRKSRRI from the coding sequence ATGTTTGCAAGAATACTTAAAAGCGGCACGTTTCACGATGTTGTGGGGTATGTGACGCGCCAGTTCCACGACCCGAAAGAGTACACACACGACACATGGCGCATCATCGGAAACGAAAATATTTTCACTACCGACTATGCGAAAATGGTTCAGTCGTTTGAAGCGATACATGGATTTATGCCCGGTAAAGAGAATCCGGCAGGACATATTTCCATCAGTTTTGACAACGCTGACGCGCCTCGTATGACCGATGAATTTATGGCTCAGCTCGCGAAAGAGTATATGGAAGGTATGGGTATCAAGGACACACAATATCTTATCGTGCGCCATCTGGAAACCGGACATCCGCATTTCCATATCGTCTATAACCGTGTAAATATGTCAGGCAAGGCAGTCGACGAGCGCAATAATTTCAGGCGCAGCGACCGTGTTGTAAAGGCTATCAAGGACAAATACGGACTCACATACTCGCCGCTGAAACAGAAATACGAGGACAAAATTCCGGTATTCAAGGAGCGGATAAGTCAGGCGATTTATGGCTGTAAGTCGTGGGATGAGTTCTCGCGCCGCCTCGCCTGTGCCGGAATTGAGGTAAAATTTCATGACGATCACAACACCGGCAAACACATCGGCGTGAAATTTACGGACGGAGACATAACGGTCAACGGGTCTAAAATCGACCGTGCTTTCACATATCGCCGCCTGAACAACCTCTTTGAGTTTAACCGCAGACAAGGATTTGAGCAATCAGACTCTATCCAGCAGAACCCGAAAGTAACCGTCGAATATATCCCGACGCAAAAGTCCTCCCTTGTGGAAGATGTGATTGAAGCCACCGTCGGGGCAATCGGAAATCTGTTCTCTCTCGGCCCCGGCTTCGACCCGGAGGAACAGGCGTTTCAAAACGCCATCAAGAAAGAAGAAGCCAAACGTAAACGCAAATCAAGAAGAATCTGA